The following proteins are encoded in a genomic region of Clostridium kluyveri:
- a CDS encoding YhgE/Pip domain-containing protein encodes MIKNIIKIFKRDMKSIIKNPIALLIITGVCIIPSLYAWINIKAVWDPYAEVRTRNIPVAIVNNDNGTSFRGENINAGNNIVNNLKNNHKIGWKFVNSKKANIGILNGTYYAMIEIPKDFSSRLVSITSDNPKKPEIVYKVNTKSSPLISKITSSAKDTLLDSIKSNFVYSVNKTIFSFLNTIGEDADKNKEDIINLKDNIIKLNDNMDLITYVLGNIKNSSSNLTPILNEIKTTFPLMNSGINILSENNDNNKDFINSLQPSLNNTFDNIAINLENAKGDIYRTEALIENLNSLITESNSSSINSTVDKIGYEIDILINEIDPIIDFLEKINDFKSNTKISDLLKSLNTIQKSLKNEKNNIKSLQNELTNTNQINEDILNSMSHNITNLKVQLIDAQNEYNKNTRNALNSIAKEITDYTDNTSSILKSVQDFNKQGDNAMDTLIHGSELVAAESGKLNSRLLQFKDNINKLSNELKLVTNNDIIQIITILQNNPELMGDFISSPFNVKEENIYTVSNFGSSMAPMYTALAMWVGSIMLVTLLRVDVTPFEGSGNLTLKEKYLGKLLTFIALGAIQGIIVTLGDKFLLQVQMVNVFLMIMVALVSAITFTVIVYTLVSILGNFGRAISIIFLIIQIAGSGATYPIQLQLLIFRILQPLFPFTYSVSGFREAVAGPLISTVVLDFVVLILISIFFILIGLFLKEPLHNKIHKFQVKFKDSGIGE; translated from the coding sequence ATGATAAAAAACATTATAAAAATATTCAAAAGAGATATGAAAAGCATAATAAAAAATCCAATAGCACTTCTTATTATTACAGGTGTTTGTATCATACCTTCCTTATATGCATGGATTAATATAAAAGCCGTTTGGGACCCTTATGCAGAAGTAAGAACCCGTAATATTCCTGTAGCTATAGTTAATAATGATAATGGTACAAGTTTTAGAGGTGAAAATATAAACGCCGGAAATAATATTGTTAACAATTTAAAAAATAACCATAAAATAGGATGGAAATTTGTCAATTCTAAAAAAGCCAATATAGGCATTTTAAACGGAACTTATTATGCAATGATAGAAATTCCCAAAGATTTTTCTTCCCGCCTTGTAAGTATAACCTCTGATAATCCTAAAAAACCAGAAATTGTTTATAAGGTAAATACAAAGAGCAGTCCTCTTATATCCAAAATAACCAGTTCTGCTAAAGATACCTTATTGGATTCAATAAAATCTAATTTTGTATACTCTGTTAATAAAACCATTTTCTCCTTTTTAAATACTATTGGAGAAGATGCAGATAAAAATAAAGAAGATATTATAAATTTAAAAGATAACATTATAAAATTAAATGACAATATGGATCTTATAACCTATGTTCTTGGAAATATAAAGAACAGTTCAAGTAACTTAACTCCAATACTAAATGAAATAAAAACTACTTTTCCTTTGATGAATTCAGGAATAAACATTTTATCAGAAAACAATGATAACAATAAAGACTTTATAAACTCTCTTCAGCCTTCACTAAATAATACTTTTGATAATATTGCTATAAACCTTGAGAATGCCAAAGGTGATATTTATAGAACTGAAGCTTTAATAGAAAATTTGAATTCTTTAATTACAGAGTCAAATTCTTCAAGTATAAATTCTACTGTAGACAAAATTGGCTATGAAATTGACATATTAATCAATGAGATTGACCCCATTATTGATTTCCTTGAAAAGATCAATGATTTTAAAAGCAATACCAAAATATCGGATCTGTTAAAGTCTTTAAATACTATACAGAAATCCTTAAAAAATGAAAAAAATAATATAAAGAGCCTACAAAATGAACTTACTAATACTAATCAAATTAATGAAGATATACTAAATTCTATGTCACATAACATAACAAATCTAAAAGTCCAACTAATAGATGCTCAAAATGAATATAACAAAAACACAAGAAATGCATTAAATTCAATAGCTAAAGAAATTACTGACTATACAGATAATACTTCTTCAATACTAAAATCTGTTCAGGATTTTAACAAACAGGGCGATAATGCCATGGATACTTTAATTCATGGAAGTGAATTAGTTGCTGCTGAATCTGGCAAATTGAACAGTAGATTACTTCAGTTTAAAGACAATATAAATAAATTAAGCAATGAATTAAAACTGGTTACAAACAACGATATAATACAAATAATTACTATATTGCAGAACAATCCTGAATTAATGGGGGATTTTATATCAAGTCCTTTTAATGTAAAGGAAGAAAATATATATACCGTTTCTAACTTTGGTTCATCCATGGCCCCTATGTATACGGCTCTTGCCATGTGGGTAGGTTCCATTATGCTTGTAACACTATTAAGAGTAGATGTGACCCCCTTTGAGGGAAGTGGTAACCTTACTTTAAAAGAAAAATATTTAGGCAAATTGCTGACTTTTATAGCTTTAGGTGCAATACAAGGTATTATAGTTACACTGGGAGACAAATTTTTATTACAGGTTCAAATGGTAAATGTTTTTCTCATGATAATGGTTGCACTTGTTTCAGCCATTACATTTACAGTAATAGTATATACATTGGTATCTATACTAGGTAACTTCGGAAGAGCTATTTCTATTATTTTTCTCATAATACAGATAGCAGGGAGCGGTGCCACTTATCCTATACAGCTTCAATTATTGATCTTTAGAATACTACAGCCTCTATTTCCATTTACTTATTCTGTTAGTGGTTTTAGAGAGGCTGTTGCAGGTCCCCTTATATCAACTGTAGTTTTAGATTTTGTAGTATTAATTTTAATTTCAATATTTTTTATATTAATTGGCTTATTCCTTAAAGAGCCACTGCATAATAAAATTCATAAATTCCAAGTAAAATTCAAAGATTCAGGTATAGGAGAATAG
- the ndk gene encoding nucleoside-diphosphate kinase, whose amino-acid sequence MERTLVLIKPDAMERKLMGEIISVYEKKGLHIAALKIVKPTIDIAKKHYNEHKGKPFFEELINFITRGEVCALIIESDNAVEVVRKINGATDPKDADVGTIRGKFALSKSENAVHSSDSVESAVREIEIWFSDRS is encoded by the coding sequence ATGGAAAGGACATTGGTTCTTATAAAACCAGATGCCATGGAAAGAAAATTAATGGGTGAGATAATATCTGTTTATGAAAAAAAAGGTTTACATATAGCTGCTTTAAAGATAGTAAAGCCAACTATAGATATAGCCAAAAAGCATTATAATGAACATAAAGGTAAGCCCTTTTTTGAAGAATTGATTAATTTTATTACACGCGGTGAAGTCTGTGCTTTAATTATAGAATCAGACAATGCAGTAGAAGTAGTTCGAAAGATAAATGGAGCTACAGATCCCAAAGATGCAGATGTAGGGACTATAAGAGGAAAGTTTGCACTATCAAAATCTGAAAATGCAGTTCATTCCTCCGATAGTGTAGAGAGTGCAGTACGTGAAATAGAAATATGGTTTTCTGATAGAAGTTAA
- the gltB gene encoding glutamate synthase large subunit — MNYSLGFPSKQGLYDPEYEKDSCGVGFIASIKGEKTHDIVKKGIQILVNLTHRGAVGSDTKTGDGAGILVQIPDEFFRISCDNLGMELPKSGEYAVGMVFFPKETALRLQCEGILERVTEEEGQKVLGWRDVPTDNRSIGETAKGTEPIIRQIFIGKNLKDQNAFERKLYVIRKRVENEVGKLLGDTVKSFYICSLSSRTIVYKGLLLAEQIKRFYIDLNDINFKSAIALVHQRYSTNTFPTWDLAQPFRYLGHNGEINTIRGNRNWMKAREGVLKSDTFGKDIQKLFPIVDSQSSDSASLDNALELLYQDGRSLSHALMLLIPEAWLGNHHMEQYKKDFYEYHGSLIEAWDGPAAVSFSDGIQVGATLDRNGLRPARYIVTKSGLVVMASEVGVLEFKESDIAEKGKLKPGEMFVVDTEKGKIIKDKELKEKICKMKPYGEILKKLRFTLDMFSSVKEKEEITPDVLKEKQQAFGYTIEDLKRIIEPMSKDGKEPVGSMGNDAPFAVLSNKSQLLFSYFKQLFAQVTNPPIDPMRERLVMSLFNYIGSTQANVLNTEISIDPFIEIYSPTLTDEEISKIKSLRDKNFKTTTVPITFKYDMGIEGFKEALKKICERASKRIKEGYNILVLSDKNVDSYEAAIPSLLAVSAVQHHLIREKSRTKVSIIVETGEARETMHFALLVGCGASAVNPYLVYQTIDQMIKDGDMKDITPEEAKKNYIKAVNKGILKVLSKMGISPLQSYHGAQIFEAIGLDSEFIDKYFEGMPSRIGGVGIDVIAQEVLTRHNNAFNKIRKPVSQLDVGGNYSWRKGGEFHLFNPDTIYKLQVASRTNNYGLYKEYADIINNQDEHLCTIRGLFKLKKGKEIPIEEVEPTSEILKRFCTGAMSFGSISKEAHETIAIAMNRIGGRSNTGEGGEDPERYILEPNGDSKRSAIKQVASARFGVTTEYLVNADELQIKMAQGAKPGEGGQLPGRKVDKYIAKTRHSTPGIDLISPPPHHDIYSIEDLAQLIYDLKNVNPQASVSVKLVSEVGVGTIAAGVAKAHADLILISGHDGGTGASPISSIKHAGIPWELGLSETQQVLLLNDLRSRVRIQTDGQLKTGRDVIIAALLGAEEFGFATTALVVMGCTMLRKCHKNTCDMGIATQDPELRKNFKGKPEYIINFLTFIAQEVREYMAKLGFRTVNEMVGRVDMVETKDAIDHWKAKGLDLSSILYKPYMPKRIKSYCVIPQDHGLSEALDYKLIEMSKKAIADKSKVDINMEIKNVNRSVGIMLSGTIAKKYGSVGLPEDTITINFKGSAGQSFGAFGVRGLTLTLEGDANDYVGKGLSGGKVIIKTPEEATFVEENNIIAGNTILYGATSGKLFLNGSVGERFAVRNSGALAVVEGVGDHGCEYMTGGVVVIIGKMGRNFAAGMSGGIAYVLDEDNSFNDKCNMEMVEIQENLDSDDMEMIDSLLKEHYKYTDSAKAEKILNQWNTYKTKFKKVIPTAYKLILEQQKSEAAAASNM, encoded by the coding sequence ATGAATTATAGTTTGGGATTTCCTTCAAAACAAGGGCTTTATGATCCTGAATATGAGAAGGATTCTTGTGGAGTGGGTTTTATAGCCAGTATAAAAGGTGAAAAAACCCATGATATTGTAAAAAAAGGTATTCAAATTTTAGTTAATTTAACTCACAGAGGGGCAGTAGGTTCTGATACTAAAACTGGAGATGGGGCAGGCATACTTGTTCAAATTCCAGATGAATTTTTTAGAATAAGCTGTGACAATTTGGGAATGGAATTACCGAAGTCTGGAGAGTATGCTGTTGGAATGGTGTTTTTTCCTAAAGAAACCGCTTTAAGACTGCAGTGTGAAGGAATACTTGAAAGAGTGACAGAAGAGGAAGGACAAAAGGTATTAGGATGGAGAGATGTTCCAACTGACAATAGGAGTATAGGAGAAACAGCAAAAGGCACAGAGCCTATTATAAGACAGATATTTATAGGAAAAAATTTAAAAGATCAAAATGCATTTGAAAGAAAATTATATGTAATTAGAAAAAGAGTGGAAAATGAAGTAGGAAAACTTCTTGGCGATACAGTAAAATCCTTTTATATATGCAGCCTTTCAAGTAGAACTATAGTTTATAAAGGATTATTACTGGCAGAACAAATAAAAAGGTTTTATATTGATTTAAATGATATAAATTTTAAGAGTGCTATTGCACTGGTACATCAAAGGTATAGTACCAATACTTTCCCTACCTGGGATTTGGCACAACCTTTTAGATATCTTGGCCATAATGGAGAGATAAATACCATAAGAGGAAATAGGAACTGGATGAAGGCGCGTGAAGGTGTACTTAAATCTGATACTTTTGGGAAGGATATACAGAAGCTTTTTCCAATAGTGGATTCCCAGAGTAGTGATTCTGCTTCTCTTGATAATGCACTGGAATTGTTATATCAAGATGGAAGGTCTCTTTCACATGCACTTATGCTGCTTATACCGGAAGCATGGCTTGGAAACCATCATATGGAACAGTACAAAAAGGATTTTTATGAATATCATGGTTCATTAATAGAGGCATGGGACGGACCTGCTGCGGTTTCTTTTTCTGATGGTATACAAGTAGGTGCTACCTTAGATAGAAATGGCTTGAGGCCTGCAAGATATATAGTGACAAAAAGTGGACTGGTGGTAATGGCATCGGAAGTTGGAGTACTTGAATTTAAAGAAAGTGATATAGCAGAAAAAGGAAAACTAAAACCAGGAGAAATGTTTGTTGTAGACACTGAAAAGGGAAAAATCATTAAGGATAAGGAATTGAAAGAAAAAATATGTAAAATGAAGCCTTATGGGGAAATATTGAAAAAGCTAAGGTTTACCCTTGACATGTTCAGTTCTGTTAAGGAAAAAGAGGAAATAACTCCTGATGTATTAAAGGAAAAACAACAAGCTTTTGGATATACTATTGAAGATTTAAAGAGAATAATAGAGCCTATGTCAAAGGATGGTAAAGAGCCAGTGGGTTCTATGGGAAATGATGCACCTTTTGCAGTGCTTTCAAATAAAAGTCAGTTATTATTTTCTTATTTTAAACAACTTTTTGCCCAGGTAACTAATCCTCCTATAGACCCTATGAGGGAAAGACTTGTAATGTCACTTTTTAATTATATAGGTTCTACTCAGGCAAATGTATTAAATACTGAAATTTCAATTGATCCTTTTATAGAAATATACAGTCCTACACTAACAGATGAGGAAATATCAAAAATAAAGAGTTTAAGAGATAAAAATTTCAAGACTACAACGGTACCTATCACTTTTAAATATGATATGGGAATAGAGGGATTTAAAGAAGCTCTTAAAAAGATTTGTGAGAGGGCGTCAAAGAGAATAAAGGAAGGCTACAATATACTAGTGCTCAGCGATAAGAATGTAGATTCCTATGAAGCGGCTATACCAAGCCTTCTGGCAGTGTCAGCTGTACAACATCACCTTATCAGGGAAAAGAGTCGTACAAAGGTTTCAATTATAGTAGAAACAGGAGAAGCAAGAGAAACTATGCATTTTGCACTACTTGTAGGCTGTGGTGCTTCAGCAGTTAACCCTTATCTGGTATATCAGACTATAGATCAGATGATAAAAGATGGTGATATGAAGGATATTACACCGGAGGAGGCAAAGAAAAATTACATTAAAGCTGTAAATAAGGGTATACTTAAAGTTTTATCAAAAATGGGTATATCTCCTCTCCAAAGTTATCATGGGGCACAGATATTTGAGGCTATAGGACTGGATTCAGAGTTTATAGATAAGTATTTTGAAGGAATGCCTTCTAGAATAGGGGGAGTTGGCATTGACGTAATAGCTCAGGAAGTACTTACAAGACATAACAATGCATTTAATAAAATAAGAAAACCTGTTTCTCAGCTGGATGTAGGGGGTAATTATTCATGGAGAAAAGGAGGGGAATTTCACCTCTTTAACCCTGATACCATATATAAGCTTCAAGTTGCATCTAGAACCAATAACTATGGACTTTATAAGGAATATGCAGATATAATAAATAATCAAGATGAGCATTTATGTACAATAAGAGGACTATTTAAACTTAAAAAAGGAAAAGAAATTCCAATAGAAGAAGTTGAACCAACAAGTGAAATACTTAAAAGATTTTGTACTGGAGCTATGTCTTTTGGGTCTATAAGTAAGGAAGCTCATGAAACCATAGCTATAGCTATGAATAGAATAGGGGGAAGAAGTAATACAGGAGAAGGTGGAGAAGATCCTGAAAGGTATATACTTGAACCTAATGGTGATTCCAAAAGAAGTGCTATAAAACAAGTGGCTTCAGCACGTTTTGGAGTAACTACTGAATACTTAGTTAATGCAGATGAACTTCAAATTAAAATGGCTCAAGGGGCAAAACCAGGTGAAGGTGGACAGCTTCCAGGGAGAAAAGTAGATAAATATATTGCAAAGACGAGACACTCAACGCCTGGAATAGATCTTATTTCGCCACCTCCTCATCATGATATTTATTCCATAGAGGATTTGGCACAGCTTATATATGATTTGAAAAATGTAAACCCCCAAGCAAGTGTCAGTGTTAAATTGGTTTCAGAGGTAGGGGTAGGAACAATTGCCGCAGGAGTGGCAAAGGCTCATGCAGATTTGATATTAATAAGTGGACATGATGGTGGCACAGGGGCATCACCAATTTCATCTATTAAACATGCGGGAATACCTTGGGAACTTGGGCTATCAGAAACCCAGCAGGTACTTTTATTAAATGATTTAAGAAGCAGGGTGAGGATTCAAACTGATGGACAGTTAAAGACCGGAAGAGATGTAATTATTGCAGCCCTGCTTGGAGCAGAAGAGTTTGGATTTGCAACTACAGCTCTTGTAGTAATGGGATGTACTATGCTTAGAAAATGTCATAAAAATACCTGTGACATGGGTATAGCTACGCAGGATCCGGAACTTAGAAAGAATTTTAAAGGTAAACCTGAATATATAATAAATTTCCTTACTTTTATTGCACAAGAAGTAAGAGAATATATGGCTAAACTTGGTTTTAGAACAGTAAATGAAATGGTTGGAAGGGTAGATATGGTAGAAACAAAGGATGCTATTGACCATTGGAAAGCCAAGGGACTGGATTTATCTTCAATTTTGTATAAACCATATATGCCAAAGAGAATTAAATCTTATTGTGTAATACCTCAGGATCATGGGCTTAGTGAAGCACTAGACTATAAACTTATTGAAATGTCAAAGAAAGCAATAGCAGATAAATCTAAAGTTGATATTAACATGGAGATAAAAAATGTAAATCGTTCAGTAGGTATAATGTTAAGTGGTACAATTGCTAAAAAGTATGGAAGTGTTGGACTACCTGAAGATACTATTACAATAAATTTTAAAGGCTCTGCAGGACAAAGCTTTGGTGCTTTTGGAGTACGTGGACTTACTTTGACATTGGAAGGTGATGCCAACGATTATGTGGGCAAAGGACTATCAGGAGGTAAAGTTATTATTAAAACTCCAGAAGAAGCAACTTTTGTAGAAGAAAATAATATTATAGCGGGAAATACTATTCTATATGGAGCTACATCTGGAAAGCTGTTCTTAAATGGAAGTGTAGGAGAAAGATTTGCTGTAAGAAATAGTGGGGCCTTGGCAGTAGTGGAAGGTGTTGGAGATCACGGCTGTGAATATATGACTGGAGGAGTAGTAGTTATTATAGGTAAAATGGGTAGAAATTTTGCAGCTGGTATGAGTGGCGGTATAGCCTATGTACTGGATGAAGATAATTCTTTCAATGATAAATGCAACATGGAAATGGTAGAAATTCAGGAGAATTTAGATAGTGACGATATGGAAATGATAGATAGTCTGTTGAAGGAACATTATAAATATACAGATAGTGCAAAGGCTGAAAAAATTCTTAATCAATGGAATACTTATAAAACCAAATTTAAGAAAGTAATACCTACTGCATATAAACTTATACTTGAACAACAAAAATCAGAAGCAGCTGCTGCTTCTAATATGTAG
- a CDS encoding TIGR00730 family Rossman fold protein: MKTICVYSGSNPGLHPEYQRNARLLGKILVENKIELIYGGSSAGLMGEISKEVLKNNGKVTGVIPRGLFSGESVHKSLTRLIEVKDMHERKKVMSDLSDGFIALPGGLGTYEELFEVLSWAQLGIHKKPIGLLNVLNYFNPLMTMLNTTCIEGFMNQSSLKIISISDNPLSLIEKMKNYTPPIMKTKWRELS, translated from the coding sequence ATGAAAACAATATGTGTTTATTCTGGTTCTAATCCCGGTTTACACCCAGAATACCAAAGAAATGCCAGACTCCTTGGCAAAATATTAGTTGAAAATAAAATAGAATTAATATATGGTGGTTCAAGCGCAGGACTTATGGGAGAAATATCAAAAGAAGTTTTAAAAAATAACGGAAAAGTTACAGGGGTTATCCCAAGAGGACTTTTCTCAGGTGAATCAGTTCATAAAAGCTTAACCAGACTTATTGAAGTTAAAGATATGCATGAAAGAAAAAAAGTTATGTCTGATTTATCTGATGGATTTATAGCCCTTCCTGGAGGCCTTGGCACTTATGAAGAGTTATTTGAAGTTCTCAGCTGGGCTCAACTTGGCATTCATAAGAAACCTATCGGATTGTTAAATGTATTAAACTATTTTAACCCTCTTATGACTATGCTTAATACTACCTGTATAGAAGGTTTCATGAACCAATCCAGCTTAAAAATTATTTCAATATCGGACAACCCTCTCTCATTAATAGAAAAAATGAAAAATTATACTCCTCCTATAATGAAAACTAAATGGCGTGAGTTATCTTAA
- the panD gene encoding aspartate 1-decarboxylase: MQLNMLKSKIHRATVTEANLNYVGSITIDRELMESAHIIEYEKIQVVDINNGNRLETYVIAGEKGSKVICLNGAAARYVQPGDKVILMTYCQMDEEEAKTHKPIVVFLDENNSIFQITDYEKHGQVK, from the coding sequence ATGCAGTTAAATATGCTGAAGTCTAAAATCCATAGAGCTACTGTTACGGAAGCAAATCTTAATTATGTAGGAAGTATAACAATTGATAGAGAGCTTATGGAAAGTGCCCACATAATTGAGTATGAAAAGATTCAAGTTGTGGATATAAATAATGGAAACAGACTTGAAACTTATGTTATAGCAGGGGAAAAAGGAAGTAAGGTAATCTGTTTAAATGGAGCTGCTGCAAGATATGTACAGCCAGGAGATAAGGTTATTTTAATGACTTATTGTCAAATGGATGAAGAAGAGGCTAAAACTCATAAACCCATAGTGGTATTTTTAGATGAAAATAACTCGATTTTTCAAATAACTGATTATGAAAAACACGGACAAGTAAAATGA
- a CDS encoding glutamate synthase subunit beta, translated as MGKLTGFKEYERENPKKRAVEERIKDYKEVYYKFPEDKLNLQSARCMDCGTPFCNWACPIQNLIPDWNDFIYKGEWKKAFERLSLTNTFPEFTGRICPALCEGSCTLGVNREPISVREIELNIIEKAFEKGWVQPVLPKVRTGKCIAVIGSGPSGLAAAAELNSVGHSVTVFEREDEPGGLLRYGIPDFKLEKYVVARRINIMKEEGIVFKTNTNVGVNYSTCELLKNFDAVVLTGGSTIPRNLNIEGRELEGVYFAVDFLKQQNKRVSKKSIKGKSVTAEGKIVVVIGGGDTGSDCIGTSIRQGAKAVYQYEVMPKPPVERDDKMPWPIFPKTLKVTTSHEEGCIREWCVSTKKFIGEKGVLKALEGVKVQWKNDNGRMIMEEVPGTEFQQPVDMVLLAMGFLHPQHEGLLEELGVKFDARGNVIADENYMTEKEGIFVAGDMRRGQSLVVWALNDGRKVAKSVDEYLMGETSLRG; from the coding sequence ATGGGAAAATTAACTGGTTTTAAAGAATATGAAAGAGAAAATCCAAAGAAGAGGGCAGTAGAAGAAAGAATTAAAGATTATAAGGAAGTATATTATAAATTTCCAGAGGATAAATTGAATTTACAGTCAGCAAGATGTATGGATTGTGGCACTCCTTTTTGCAATTGGGCGTGTCCTATTCAAAATTTAATTCCAGATTGGAATGATTTCATATATAAAGGTGAATGGAAAAAAGCATTTGAGAGACTTTCCCTTACCAATACTTTTCCAGAATTTACAGGAAGGATATGTCCTGCGCTCTGTGAAGGCTCTTGTACTCTTGGAGTAAACAGAGAACCTATATCAGTGAGGGAAATAGAGCTTAATATAATAGAAAAAGCTTTTGAGAAAGGCTGGGTACAACCTGTTCTTCCAAAGGTAAGAACGGGGAAATGTATAGCTGTAATAGGTTCAGGACCTTCTGGGCTTGCTGCAGCTGCAGAACTTAACTCTGTAGGTCATAGTGTTACTGTATTTGAAAGAGAGGATGAGCCAGGGGGATTACTAAGGTATGGTATTCCTGATTTTAAACTGGAAAAATATGTGGTAGCTAGAAGAATAAATATAATGAAAGAAGAGGGAATAGTTTTTAAAACCAATACCAATGTGGGAGTAAATTACTCTACCTGTGAACTTTTGAAAAATTTTGATGCAGTAGTTTTAACAGGAGGTTCTACTATTCCAAGGAATCTTAATATTGAAGGAAGAGAACTTGAAGGGGTATATTTTGCAGTGGATTTTTTAAAGCAGCAGAATAAAAGAGTGTCAAAAAAATCCATTAAGGGGAAAAGTGTAACTGCAGAAGGGAAAATAGTAGTAGTTATCGGTGGAGGAGATACAGGATCGGATTGTATAGGTACTTCCATAAGACAAGGGGCCAAAGCTGTTTATCAATATGAAGTTATGCCAAAACCTCCAGTGGAGAGAGATGACAAAATGCCTTGGCCAATATTCCCTAAAACTCTTAAAGTAACAACTTCTCACGAAGAAGGATGTATTAGAGAGTGGTGTGTAAGCACTAAAAAGTTCATAGGGGAAAAGGGAGTATTAAAAGCTCTTGAAGGCGTAAAGGTTCAATGGAAAAATGACAATGGCAGGATGATAATGGAGGAAGTTCCTGGCACGGAGTTTCAACAGCCAGTGGATATGGTTCTTTTAGCTATGGGATTCCTTCATCCTCAACATGAAGGGCTGTTGGAAGAACTTGGAGTAAAATTTGATGCCAGGGGAAATGTAATAGCTGATGAAAATTATATGACTGAAAAAGAGGGAATATTTGTAGCTGGTGATATGAGACGGGGACAGTCTCTTGTAGTATGGGCATTAAATGATGGAAGAAAAGTAGCAAAAAGTGTGGACGAATATTTAATGGGAGAAACATCTTTAAGGGGATAG
- a CDS encoding GDSL-type esterase/lipase family protein has translation MKIKKISTLTIFTLILLIILVNCKEHIDKIYTPFSSTSSNSNSSYLNNTATSSNSKDMAEMANINLSTDIYQQYYINRVTTFMNTYSGHGKIIFLGDSLTDIAEWNELLNNPNVLNRGISYDTTSGALNRISEITRLKPSKIFIMLGINDIGKGLTSRNIISNYSKILESIKENSPNTTIYIQSVLPINKDLFKTTTNSKEIIELNNSLKELCKNFDIKYIDLYSLFTLPNENKLYKEYTVDGLHINGKGYIVWRDAVKDYCK, from the coding sequence ATGAAAATCAAAAAAATTTCAACATTAACTATATTCACCCTGATATTATTAATTATTTTAGTAAACTGTAAAGAACATATTGATAAAATATATACACCTTTCAGCTCCACATCTTCAAATTCAAATTCCAGTTATTTAAATAATACCGCCACATCTTCAAATTCAAAAGACATGGCGGAAATGGCCAATATAAATTTGAGTACTGATATATATCAACAATATTACATAAACAGAGTAACCACTTTTATGAATACATATAGCGGGCATGGAAAAATAATATTCTTAGGAGATAGCTTGACAGACATTGCTGAATGGAATGAACTATTGAATAATCCCAATGTATTAAATCGAGGTATAAGTTATGATACAACTTCTGGTGCATTAAATAGAATAAGTGAAATAACAAGATTAAAACCCAGCAAAATTTTTATTATGCTTGGAATAAATGATATAGGCAAAGGGTTAACATCAAGAAATATAATAAGTAACTACTCTAAAATACTGGAAAGCATAAAAGAGAATTCCCCCAACACCACCATATATATTCAGAGCGTATTACCTATAAATAAGGATTTATTTAAAACTACTACAAATAGTAAAGAAATAATAGAGCTAAACAATTCTTTAAAAGAACTTTGCAAAAATTTTGATATTAAATATATAGACTTATACTCTCTTTTTACTTTACCTAATGAAAATAAACTTTACAAGGAATATACAGTAGATGGACTACATATAAACGGAAAAGGATATATAGTATGGAGGGATGCAGTTAAAGATTACTGTAAATAA